The nucleotide sequence GGCGGCTCCGTAGTCGGCGTTTTTAGAGTTGATATGCTTGAGTGTTGCCAACCGCGTCACCTACTTTCTTGAGGACTTCATACTTGAGGACGGCAAGGTCGGATATGGCGGCGCGTACCTCGCCGGAAAGGGTGTTGTAGGGTACGCCGTATTCGTTCAGATACCGGGCAATCTGATTGAGGTTGCCGCCGATCCTGCCGTACTCGGCTGTCAGCTTCCCGACAGCGGAAAGCAACTCGTCATTGACCGACGACACATGGACAACCGGGCGTATGGTCGCCCGCCGTATCGCCTGCCGGAGAAATTCGGACTGGCTGATACCATAGGGCGCAAGCCGCGCTGTGAAGTCGGCATACTCATCTTCGGACAGCCGGGTTTTCACAACGCGGCTGCGGTGGGGCGTGTTGTATTTCTTTCGCATGGTGTGACCTCCTTTCTCGCCCGTAAGGGCGCATGAGCAGGGTTTGGGGAAGGCACTCCCCAACAAGTTTCCCGCGAGGGGCAAAACTGCAGAATTGCGGATTTTGGCACCGTGGTAGAAACTTGCTCTCCGTGACTGCAAACTTTCTCTCACTTCCGTCCGCCACTTTTTTGGAAAACTGCAACC is from Monoglobus pectinilyticus and encodes:
- a CDS encoding plasmid mobilization protein, which gives rise to MRKKYNTPHRSRVVKTRLSEDEYADFTARLAPYGISQSEFLRQAIRRATIRPVVHVSSVNDELLSAVGKLTAEYGRIGGNLNQIARYLNEYGVPYNTLSGEVRAAISDLAVLKYEVLKKVGDAVGNTQAYQL